Sequence from the Clostridium saccharobutylicum DSM 13864 genome:
TCTATAATTATATGTCACAATCATCCATCAGGTGATCCAACACCAAGCAAAGAAGATATCAACATTACATTAAGAATTAAAGAATGTGGAAAAATTATAGGAATTCAATTATTAGATCATATTATAATAGGAAAGAATAAATTTGTTAGCCTGAAAGAACGAGGGTTAATATAGAATCGGAAGGGGAAAAAACACATGGGATTATTTGGATCAGGAAAAGATATGGGGATAGATTTAGGAACTGCAAATACTTTAGTATTTGTTAAGGGGAAAGGAATAGTTTTAAGAGAACCATCTGTTGTAGCTATGAACAACATGACAAAGAAAACATTAGCAGTTGGATCAGAAGCTAAACTTATGATAGGTAGAACTCCAGGAAATATAGTTGCTATAAGACCATTAAAAGATGGAGTAATAGCAGATTTTGATACTGCACAAACAATGATGAAAAACTTAATTGAAAAAGTATCAACTAAAAATGCATTTAAAAGTCCAAGAATAATAGTTTGTTATCCATCAGGTGTTACTGAAGTTGAAAAGAGAGCTATTGAAGAAGCAACTAAACTTTCAGGAGCTAGAGATGTTATATTAATGGAAGAACCAATGGCAGCAGCAATTGGAGCAGGACTTCCAGTAAGTGAACCAACAGGAAGTATGATAGTAGATATCGGTGGTGGTACTACAGAAGTTGCTATTATTTCTTTAGGTGGTATTGTAACTAGCAAATCATTAAGAATTGCTGGAGATGAATTGGATCAATCAATAATATCTTACATTAAAAAAGAATTTAACTTAATGGTAGGGGAAAGAACTGCTGAACAAGTTAAAATGGAAATTGGATCAGCTTATAAACTAGAAGGCGAAGAAGAAATGATCATGGAAATCAAAGGAAGAGATATGATTACGGGACTTCCAAAGATTGTTGAGATTTCTGAAGCACAAGTAAGAGAAGCATTAAAAGAACCTGTTTATGCAATTATTGAATCAATAAAAACTACTCTAGAAAAAACACCACCAGAACTTGCAGCAGATATCATGGAAAAAGGAATAATGCTTGCTGGTGGAGGAGCTTATTTAAGAGGATTAGACGTGCTTATTAACAAAGAAACTAATATGCCTGTACATATTGCAGAGGCACCTCTTGATTGTGTAGTACTTGGAGCAGGAAAGGCACTTGAAGATTTTGATAAGATTAGTAGAGATCAAAGAGGCTAATAATGAAGCTTATTAAAAATAAACTGGCAGTAACTATTATAGTGCTGTCAGTTACCTTTTTAGGATTAATATCTTATACTGTTAAAAGTGAAAATAAGAGTATTGTTGAAAGTGGTGCCGGTAGTGCTCTAAATCCAGTACAAGGTATTATATATAAAGCAACTAATCATGTTAAAGAAACTTTAGATTTCTTTTTGAATTTTTCAGAAGTAAAAGCACAAAATAAACAATTGGTTCAAGAGAATGAAGAGCTTAAAAGTCAATTACTTACTTACTCCAATTTGAAAGATGAAAATGATAGATTTAGACAAATATTCGATTTCAAAGAGTCAAGAAGTCAATATAATTATATAGCTTGTGACATTATAGAATATAGTGGTGGAAATTTTATAGATGGATATGTAGTTAATAAAGGAAAAAGTGATAGTATTCAAAAAGGTATGGTTGTTATATCTGCACAAGGCTTAGTTGGACAGGTAATTAGTGCAGGAGATAACTGGAGCATAATCCTACCAATAATTAACGAGAATATAGCAGTAGGTGTTATGGATGAAAGCACTAAGGATGTTACAGGATATTTAAGTGGATTTAAAGATAATCAAAATAAAAATTTGACAAAGGTGTATGATCTTCCAATAGATTCAGAAGTTAAAGAAGGCGATGTAATAACAACATCTGGAGTAGGAATGCTTTATCCAAAGGAAATAAAAATTGGAGAAGTAGTTTCTGTTGAAGAAGATAAAGTAAAAGTAATGAAAAGTGCGGTTGTAAAACCATATGTTGATTTTAATAAATTACAGGAATTATTTATCGTCTCTCCTAAAGATACGAGAGAAGTTAAATACAAATAGAGGTTTATAAATGGAAAGATTAATTATTGTTTTAATTTCTATACTTTTACTTATATTAGATAATTCTTTAGTACCTTTTTTTGCAATAAAAGGTGCATATCCGAGTTTATTATTTACATTTGTAATAGCTTATTCTCTAGTGAATAAAAAAGAAAATGCAGTATTTATTGGAGTAGTTTCTGGAATACTTCAAGATATATTCTTTTATCAGGGATTTGGAATAAATGCTTTGTTAAATCTAATTTTATGTTTTTCAGCAAGTTTAATAGGAGAAGGAATAGTTAGGAACAAAAGACTTATTCCTGTTATTTCAATGTTTTTTATTACAATGTTAAAATATCTTGGGATATTTATAATATTGTATATTTATAATATTAAAATACATTTTACTAACAGTATTTGTATGGGATTATATAATTCAGTAATAATGTTTTTTATATATAAATATATAATGAATATTTATGATGATGAATACACAAAGCAAAGATGGAGGTTTAGATGATAGTAAGTAAGCCAACAAAGAAAAAAAAGATTTCAAGATATACTGTTTTGTCTATTATCATGTTAACTATATTTGCAGCTATTACTTTAAGATTATTATATCTTCAGGTATTTAATTATAATAATTATAAAGAGAAAGCGGATACAACATCAACGAGATTTTTGTCAGAAGTAGCTCCAAGAGGAAAAATATATGACACAAATGGAACTGTATTGGCTACAAATAAACAGACATATGCTATTACATATACAAAACCCGATAATGAAGATGAACAGTTCTACACAACTATTAATGAACTTTTTAAAATTTTAGATGAAAATGGAGAAAACATACAAGATGCATTACCACTAAAGATAGATGATAATAATAAAGTATATTTTCAATATTCAAGTAGTGATAAACAATCTCAAAATGCTGAAGAGTTAAGAATAAAAAAAGATAGAGGGTTAAATGACACCTTAAAAAATCAAGATAAATCACTTAAAGATGTAGAAGAATTAAGTGATGCACAAAGTGCACAATTAGATGCACAACTTTTAAAAATAACACCAGAAGAAACATTTTATGAATTAGTAAAAAGTTATAATTTAATAGGACTTGTTGATCCAAATTATAATAGTAAAGAAAATAAAGCTAAGTATTCTAAAATGACAGGTGAAGAATTAACTAATCAGATTCTGCAACAAGGATATTCTCTAAAAGATATTAGAAAATATATGCTAGTAAAAGATGCAATAAAAATGCAAAGTTTTAAAGGATATAAATCAGTAACTATTGCACAAAACATTAAAAAGGATACAGCATTTATACTTTATCAGAAAAAATATGATTTACCAGGTATAGATGTTAAGTTAACTCCAATAAGATATTATCCTTTTGATAATTTAGCATCTTCAGTACTAGGATATGTATCTTCAATTAATGATACTCAAAAAGAAAAATATGAGCTTAAAGGTTATGATGTTTCATCTGACTTAATAGGTACATCTGGTATAGAGTCGGCTTTTGAAGACCAATTAAAAGGAGTCAAAGGTGGGAAAACTGTTAAGGTAAATTCTAAAGGTGGAGTTACTGAAACATTATTCCAACTTGAATCTTACCCAGGAAATGATGTACATCTTACACTAGACAGTAATGTTCAATATGCAGCGGAACAAGGTTTGAAGGATGCTATGGAAAAAATGAGAAATGGAACTAATGGAGATATGGCTAAAAATGCGACAAGAGGTGCATTAGTAGCAGTTGATGTTAAAACAGGAAAAGTTTTATCCTTAGTAAGTTATCCGGATTTTAATCCAAACTTATTTACAGTAAGTGGGCAGTTAACATCTGATGAATACAAAAGCTTTTTTAATCCAGATTTAGAGGCTTTTGGAAAACAATTTATACAAAAAATGGGTTTGAATACTACTGTTGATGATTTGTTCCCACTTTCATCAGATGGTACTAGAATAGATAAATATGACTTATATCCAAAAGCAACTTATAATTATGCTACTATGTCAAGAATACCACCAGGATCTACTTTTAAACCAATTACGTCTGTTGCAGGGATAGAAAGTGGAGCAATACAGCCGGATACAGTTATAAATGATACAGGTGATTTTAGTATACATCCGGAGACGTTTGGTAAGAACTTTCATCCAAGCGGATTAGATGCACCACAAGGGCCAATTACATTACAAACAGCACTAGAAAAATCAATAAACTTTTATTTCTATGAAACTGCATATCTAATGTATAAGCAAAACGGAAGTAATATTGGAGCTTTAGATTCTATTGCTAAATATGCATGGCAATTTGGATTAGGAGTTGATCCTAATGATCCTAACAGTAAATCTAAAGCATCTACTGGAATAGAAATAGCAGAAAATTTTGGTCAAACTTATAATTTTACATCATGGAAAAAACAACGTATAGCTATGTCTAAATATAATTTAGTAGATGCATTAGAAAAAGGGGAGTATAATGGAGTAACATTTATTCCATTTGATTTTAGCGTTTCAGATGATGATAATGATGAAGTTAAGAATTCCAAGAAAGCTATAAAAGATAAGGTTGAAAATGCATTGAACAAAGTTGGTGTTGATGATGGTTCTGCTATCACTCATGATCAATTTGCAAAGGATGTTAAAAAAGATATTAAAAACATAATGGATCATTCAGATAAATATAAATCTAATGTAGCAAAATATGAGCAAGATTCAGGCAAAAAAGTAAATTTAGATGCTCAAGTGAATACTATAGCAGAAGAAATAGCTCAATTTACTATTAATGATGAACCAGGACAAATAAAGACACCAGCCGAAATTGTTAATGCATCAATAGGTCAGGGGATGAATAACTTTACGCCATTACAATTAGTATCATATATTTCAACTCTTGCAAATGGAGGAACAAGATATAAACTTCATTTAGTAGATGAAATAACAGATGGTGATGGTAATGTAGTACAAAAATTCAATCCAGAAGTTTTAAATACAGTACAAATGTCACAAAGCACTCAAAAAGTAATCAGAGAAGGTATGAAAGCCGTTAATAATGAAGCGGAAGGTACTGCAAAAACTGCTTTTGAGGGTTTCCCAATTGAAACAGCAGGTAAAACAGGTACTGCGGATGTTAATCAAGAGGATAAAGGAAGAAAACCTTATGCAGTGTATGCAAGTTACGCTCCAGCTGATGATCCACAAATAGCAGTAGTTGCAGTAGTATTTGATGGAGGTCATGGTGCTTCAGTTGCATCAGCAGTTAGAGCTGTATATGATGCATATTTTGAAAAGAAATTAGAGCAGGAACAGCCAGGTTATGTTGCTTCATCAGCATATTTTAAAAAATATGTTTTAAACAATCCAAATCGTAAAAAAGAGGATGGATCAAGTGCTGCCAGCACTGATGCTAACACTAGCACTACTACTAATAATAGTAAGAACACTGATTTAAGTGCTGCTAATACAAATAGCAAGACTACTACTGCAAATAAAAAAAATAGTAAAACAAAGCCAATGGATTAAAAATCGATAAATGGGTATGAGTTAATTTTTAATAATCGCTCAAGAATTTAAATAAGGCACATTTTTAATTGTGCCTAAATAACATTAAAAATATCTCTGTTAGTCATATGAATATGCAATTGCATATTAGATTTAACAGAGATATTTTTTATTAAATAAGGCATAATAAAAAATAATATACTATAGATATCGAAATCAAGACTTAGATTTGTGTAATAACTAACCGAAATAGAGGTCATACATTTGTTTCGGTTGCTGAAAATTTTGATAGATGCTTCTAAGACTGCAAGTTGTGCCCACAATGCTTGCTTCACAAATATGTTGTGAACAAGCACATGTGGAACAACGTACAGTCTAAGAAGCATAGCTATCAAAATTTTTAAGGTAACACTACACAAATGTATGACCTCTATTTCTACTTTTGGATATATACTCAGAACATAAGTGTAATTTATAAATTGGATATCTATATCTTAGCTAAGGTTAGTGAGGGAAATAAATGAAATACGATAATATTGTAAAAGGAAAATTTATAAGCAGACCAAATAGATTTATTGCTAATGTGGAAGTTAATGAAAAAGTAGAAATTTGTCATGTTAAAAATACAGGAAGGTGTAAAGAATTATTAACTTCAGATGCAACTGTATTTGTGCAAGAACATAATAATCCTAAGCGTAAAACGAAATTTTCACTTATAGGAGTTATAAAAGGAAATAGAATGATTAATATGGATTCTCAGGTTCCTAATAAGGTTGTTCAAGAATGGATTTTAAAGGGAAACTTATTTAAAGATCTTGTATTGATTAAACCTGAACAAAAATATAATAATTCAAGATTTGATTTTTATGTTGAAACAAAAGATAGAAAAGCTTTTATAGAAGTAAAAGGAGTTACTCTAGAAAATGAAGGCATAGTAATGTTTCCAGATGCACCTACTGAAAGAGGTTTGAAACATGTTAAAGAGCTGTGTCAATGTATAAAAGATGGATATGATGCCTATGTAATTTTTGTTATACAAATGAAAGAAGTTTTATATTTTAAACCTAATATAGAAACACATAAAGAATTTGGAGATGCGTTAAAAGATGCTAAAAAAGCTGGGGTAAATATCTTAGCTGTTGATTGTGATGTAACACAAGATACAATTAATATAAAAGACTATGTTGAAGTTAAATTATAGATATAAGTCACAATCAAATAAATAATAAGTTCATTTGCTAACCTATTTTCCTCCTTGTCTGATGAAAAATATTCATGGCAACTTTGGATTTGTTATTTATTTTCATGTGCATAAAACTAGATTTTAATTAAAAATGTAACTAAATAAAAATTAGAGTAAAATTATTGAAAGATATATACAAAAATATCTTGGATAATGATATAATTTTAAATAGGTTATAATTAATTTTATATAACTACAATTAAGTAAATTAAGACCTGCAAAGTTCGTTGGAGGTAATCAATGTATAATAACGATGGTATTTTAATAAAAGGAAACAAAGATGGAATAAATACAACAATTGATATGAATAAATTTACTTGCTTTGAAGATATGCTGGCAGCTTTAGTTAAGAAACTCTTAAAAGGAAAACATTTTTATAAGGGAACAACGTTAATTTTAAGAATAAATTTACAATCAATTAATAAAAAGAATGTTCAAGATTTGAAGCAGACTTTATTAAATGAGATAGAATTAAAAGATATTGTTTTAGAAGAGTTAGAGAAAGAAGCACACAAAATGGGTGAAAAAGATAATAAAATATTTTCAGGCGTATACGAAGGAAAAACAAAATTTATACGAAAAACAGTTAGAGGTGGACAATGCGTTAATTACCAAGGAAATATAGTTATTATTGGTGATGTTAATAGTGGAGCGGAAATCTATGCTACAGGAAATGTAATTGTTTTAGGCCGTATAAGGGGAAAAGTAAGTGCAGGAACAAATGGAAATTCAAAAGCAGTAATTGCTGCATTTTTGTTGCAACCAGAGATTTTAAAGATTGCAAGTATTATAGCCATGTCTCCAGATGATATTGAGAAACCAAGATATCCAGAACTAGCAAAGATTAAGGATGGTACAATTATAGTTGAACCATATCTACCAAACAAATACATATATTAGAAGGTCGGAGGGATTTTTAAATGGGAGTATCTATTGTAATAACTTCAGGAAAGGGTGGTGTTGGGAAAACCACAACTACAGCTAACATAGGAACTGCTTTAGCTTCATTAGGAAAAAGAGTAGTTGTTATAGACGGTGATACAGGACTTAGAAATTTGGATGTTTTATTAGGGTTGGAAAATAGAATTGTATATACAATAATTGATGTTATAGAAGGAAGATGTAGGTTAAAGCAAGGTCTTATAAAAGATAAGAGATTTCAAAATTTATGCCTTTTACCTACAGCACAAACAAGGGATAAGGACGATATAAGTCCGCAAGAAATGCTTAAAATAGTAAATGAACTTAAAGAAGAGTTTGATTATGTATTAATAGATTCACCTGCAGGAATCGAACAAGGGTTTGAAAACGCAGTTATAGGTGCAGATAGAGCAGTAGTAGTTGTAAATCCTGAAATTACATCAGTTAGAGATGCAGATAGAGTTATTGGTAAACTTGATGCAAAAGGACTAGAAGACCATGGAGTAGTTATTAATAGATTAAATTATGAAATGACTAAAAATGGTGATATGCTCGACGTAAGTGATATTATAGAAACTCTTTCAATAAAGTTATTAGGGGTTGTGCCTGATGATAAAAATATAACTGTCTCAACTAATAAGGGAGAACCTATTGTTTTAGATGATAGTGCAATTTCTGGCCAAGCATTTAAAAATATTGCAAAGAGAATCATGGGAGAAGAAGTACCATTTATGGATTTACATACGGAACAAGAAGGATTCTTTAGCTCTTTAAAGAAACTATTTAAGCGTAAGTAAAGGAGGAGTTTTAAAAAATGGGTTTTTTTAAG
This genomic interval carries:
- a CDS encoding rod shape-determining protein — encoded protein: MGLFGSGKDMGIDLGTANTLVFVKGKGIVLREPSVVAMNNMTKKTLAVGSEAKLMIGRTPGNIVAIRPLKDGVIADFDTAQTMMKNLIEKVSTKNAFKSPRIIVCYPSGVTEVEKRAIEEATKLSGARDVILMEEPMAAAIGAGLPVSEPTGSMIVDIGGGTTEVAIISLGGIVTSKSLRIAGDELDQSIISYIKKEFNLMVGERTAEQVKMEIGSAYKLEGEEEMIMEIKGRDMITGLPKIVEISEAQVREALKEPVYAIIESIKTTLEKTPPELAADIMEKGIMLAGGGAYLRGLDVLINKETNMPVHIAEAPLDCVVLGAGKALEDFDKISRDQRG
- the mreD gene encoding rod shape-determining protein MreD; this translates as MERLIIVLISILLLILDNSLVPFFAIKGAYPSLLFTFVIAYSLVNKKENAVFIGVVSGILQDIFFYQGFGINALLNLILCFSASLIGEGIVRNKRLIPVISMFFITMLKYLGIFIILYIYNIKIHFTNSICMGLYNSVIMFFIYKYIMNIYDDEYTKQRWRFR
- the minD gene encoding septum site-determining protein MinD, with amino-acid sequence MGVSIVITSGKGGVGKTTTTANIGTALASLGKRVVVIDGDTGLRNLDVLLGLENRIVYTIIDVIEGRCRLKQGLIKDKRFQNLCLLPTAQTRDKDDISPQEMLKIVNELKEEFDYVLIDSPAGIEQGFENAVIGADRAVVVVNPEITSVRDADRVIGKLDAKGLEDHGVVINRLNYEMTKNGDMLDVSDIIETLSIKLLGVVPDDKNITVSTNKGEPIVLDDSAISGQAFKNIAKRIMGEEVPFMDLHTEQEGFFSSLKKLFKRK
- the sfsA gene encoding DNA/RNA nuclease SfsA, with protein sequence MKYDNIVKGKFISRPNRFIANVEVNEKVEICHVKNTGRCKELLTSDATVFVQEHNNPKRKTKFSLIGVIKGNRMINMDSQVPNKVVQEWILKGNLFKDLVLIKPEQKYNNSRFDFYVETKDRKAFIEVKGVTLENEGIVMFPDAPTERGLKHVKELCQCIKDGYDAYVIFVIQMKEVLYFKPNIETHKEFGDALKDAKKAGVNILAVDCDVTQDTINIKDYVEVKL
- the mreC gene encoding rod shape-determining protein MreC encodes the protein MKLIKNKLAVTIIVLSVTFLGLISYTVKSENKSIVESGAGSALNPVQGIIYKATNHVKETLDFFLNFSEVKAQNKQLVQENEELKSQLLTYSNLKDENDRFRQIFDFKESRSQYNYIACDIIEYSGGNFIDGYVVNKGKSDSIQKGMVVISAQGLVGQVISAGDNWSIILPIINENIAVGVMDESTKDVTGYLSGFKDNQNKNLTKVYDLPIDSEVKEGDVITTSGVGMLYPKEIKIGEVVSVEEDKVKVMKSAVVKPYVDFNKLQELFIVSPKDTREVKYK
- the minC gene encoding septum site-determining protein MinC is translated as MYNNDGILIKGNKDGINTTIDMNKFTCFEDMLAALVKKLLKGKHFYKGTTLILRINLQSINKKNVQDLKQTLLNEIELKDIVLEELEKEAHKMGEKDNKIFSGVYEGKTKFIRKTVRGGQCVNYQGNIVIIGDVNSGAEIYATGNVIVLGRIRGKVSAGTNGNSKAVIAAFLLQPEILKIASIIAMSPDDIEKPRYPELAKIKDGTIIVEPYLPNKYIY
- a CDS encoding penicillin-binding transpeptidase domain-containing protein, with translation MIVSKPTKKKKISRYTVLSIIMLTIFAAITLRLLYLQVFNYNNYKEKADTTSTRFLSEVAPRGKIYDTNGTVLATNKQTYAITYTKPDNEDEQFYTTINELFKILDENGENIQDALPLKIDDNNKVYFQYSSSDKQSQNAEELRIKKDRGLNDTLKNQDKSLKDVEELSDAQSAQLDAQLLKITPEETFYELVKSYNLIGLVDPNYNSKENKAKYSKMTGEELTNQILQQGYSLKDIRKYMLVKDAIKMQSFKGYKSVTIAQNIKKDTAFILYQKKYDLPGIDVKLTPIRYYPFDNLASSVLGYVSSINDTQKEKYELKGYDVSSDLIGTSGIESAFEDQLKGVKGGKTVKVNSKGGVTETLFQLESYPGNDVHLTLDSNVQYAAEQGLKDAMEKMRNGTNGDMAKNATRGALVAVDVKTGKVLSLVSYPDFNPNLFTVSGQLTSDEYKSFFNPDLEAFGKQFIQKMGLNTTVDDLFPLSSDGTRIDKYDLYPKATYNYATMSRIPPGSTFKPITSVAGIESGAIQPDTVINDTGDFSIHPETFGKNFHPSGLDAPQGPITLQTALEKSINFYFYETAYLMYKQNGSNIGALDSIAKYAWQFGLGVDPNDPNSKSKASTGIEIAENFGQTYNFTSWKKQRIAMSKYNLVDALEKGEYNGVTFIPFDFSVSDDDNDEVKNSKKAIKDKVENALNKVGVDDGSAITHDQFAKDVKKDIKNIMDHSDKYKSNVAKYEQDSGKKVNLDAQVNTIAEEIAQFTINDEPGQIKTPAEIVNASIGQGMNNFTPLQLVSYISTLANGGTRYKLHLVDEITDGDGNVVQKFNPEVLNTVQMSQSTQKVIREGMKAVNNEAEGTAKTAFEGFPIETAGKTGTADVNQEDKGRKPYAVYASYAPADDPQIAVVAVVFDGGHGASVASAVRAVYDAYFEKKLEQEQPGYVASSAYFKKYVLNNPNRKKEDGSSAASTDANTSTTTNNSKNTDLSAANTNSKTTTANKKNSKTKPMD